From Mycoplasmopsis gallinacea, the proteins below share one genomic window:
- the rpoE gene encoding DNA-directed RNA polymerase subunit delta yields the protein MKTMLEHAIDFIHRENNHEFSFYEIFDYVQEKMQDQWNEKFVSDSNSFESVRELKMGELYRIMTVDRRFARTADGNWISNEAN from the coding sequence ATGAAAACAATGTTAGAGCACGCAATTGATTTTATTCATCGTGAAAACAATCATGAATTTTCTTTTTATGAAATTTTTGATTATGTCCAAGAAAAAATGCAAGATCAATGAAATGAAAAATTCGTTTCAGATAGTAACTCATTTGAGTCTGTTAGAGAATTAAAAATGGGTGAATTATATAGAATAATGACAGTAGATCGTAGATTTGCAAGAACCGCTGATGGTAATTGAATTTCTAATGAAGCTAACTAA
- the fba gene encoding class II fructose-1,6-bisphosphate aldolase, translating into MALVNAKEMLKKAKEGKYAVPHININNLEWAKAVLLTAEAEKSPVIVATSEGAVKYMGGFDVVAGMVSGLMKDLNITVPVALHLDHGSYDGVLKAIKTGVYTSVMFDGSHFPFEENYAKTKELVELAKANNMSFEAEVGTIGGEEDGIVGDGEFADPKEAKMMADLGIDVLAAGIGNIHGPYPASWKSLSFETLSEISAAAGIGIVLHGGSGIPTDQIKKAISLGITKINVNTELQQANHKALREYILSGKDLEGKNFDPRKLYKPGYDAMCETVKAKIHEFGSNNKA; encoded by the coding sequence ATGGCATTAGTAAATGCAAAAGAAATGCTTAAAAAAGCTAAAGAAGGTAAATACGCAGTTCCTCACATTAACATTAACAACTTAGAATGAGCAAAAGCTGTGCTTCTTACAGCTGAAGCTGAAAAATCACCTGTTATTGTTGCGACAAGTGAAGGTGCTGTAAAATATATGGGTGGCTTTGATGTAGTAGCAGGAATGGTTTCAGGTCTTATGAAAGACTTAAACATTACAGTTCCAGTTGCTCTTCACTTAGACCATGGTTCATATGATGGTGTTTTAAAAGCTATTAAAACAGGTGTTTATACATCAGTTATGTTTGATGGATCACACTTCCCATTTGAAGAAAACTATGCAAAAACAAAAGAATTAGTAGAACTTGCTAAAGCTAACAACATGTCATTTGAAGCCGAAGTTGGAACAATCGGTGGTGAAGAAGATGGTATTGTTGGAGATGGTGAATTCGCAGATCCAAAAGAAGCTAAAATGATGGCTGATTTAGGAATTGATGTTCTTGCAGCTGGAATCGGAAACATCCACGGTCCATACCCTGCATCATGAAAATCACTTAGCTTTGAAACTCTTTCAGAAATTTCAGCAGCTGCTGGAATCGGAATCGTGCTTCACGGTGGAAGTGGAATTCCTACAGATCAAATTAAAAAAGCTATTAGCTTAGGAATTACAAAAATTAACGTTAACACAGAACTTCAACAAGCAAACCACAAAGCTTTAAGAGAATACATTCTTAGCGGTAAAGACCTTGAAGGTAAAAACTTTGACCCAAGAAAACTTTACAAACCAGGATATGATGCAATGTGTGAAACAGTTAAAGCTAAAATTCACGAATTTGGTTCAAACAACAAAGCTTAA
- a CDS encoding restriction endonuclease subunit S, with product MERERESGLIKILSFIFDNFYLSTTIGKVCQLKRGRVISKNEIEQNKGIYPVYSSQTENDGQLGKIDAFDFDGEFVTWTTDGAKAGTVFYRNGKFSITNVCGLIIPDINILKPKYLYYWLSINAQKYVKRDLSNAKLMSNVAENIKIEIPSLKVQEKIVKVLDNFEAICKDLNIGLPAEEAKRQKQYEYYRDAIFKHLEDSSNNTIK from the coding sequence TTGGAGAGAGAGAGAGAGAGCGGATTAATTAAAATCCTTTCATTTATTTTTGATAATTTTTATTTATCTACCACTATCGGAAAAGTATGTCAATTAAAAAGAGGAAGAGTTATTAGTAAAAACGAAATAGAGCAAAATAAAGGAATATATCCAGTGTATTCATCTCAAACTGAAAATGATGGACAGCTTGGTAAAATAGATGCATTTGACTTTGATGGAGAATTTGTAACCTGAACAACTGATGGAGCAAAAGCTGGCACAGTCTTTTATAGAAATGGTAAATTTAGCATCACTAATGTTTGTGGATTGATAATTCCTGACATAAATATTTTAAAGCCAAAATACCTTTACTACTGATTATCCATAAATGCTCAAAAATATGTAAAAAGAGATTTATCTAATGCTAAATTAATGAGCAATGTAGCCGAAAATATCAAAATAGAAATACCATCTTTAAAAGTTCAAGAAAAAATAGTTAAAGTTCTTGATAACTTTGAAGCTATTTGCAAAGACTTAAACATTGGCCTACCTGCTGAGGAAGCAAAAAGACAAAAGCAATACGAGTATTATCGGGATGCAATATTTAAACACTTAGAAGATAGTTCAAATAACACTATAAAATAG
- a CDS encoding restriction endonuclease subunit S, which translates to MKLFQELMEKELAFNNSKVIKKKLYEVTIWDKTFTGLSKEKQIKNNVKYEYLFAKDIENLKDENGDIKILTTFPSNFFTSSEKYKNQIYDQEIVAIPGGSSTMHIQYFKGKFITSDNRICQSFDSNVLNTKFIYYFFHSIKDVLFSFYRGSGIQHPYMLGILNLEIPIPPLSIQNKIVEILDKFTEYSAELKAELKAELKAELKARDEQYKFYRDKLLSNNNLSNDASIIEKKLYEVTIWDKVFAGLPKENQLKNDVKYDYLLASEIEELKDENGDIKILTTYPSTLYTSTNKYNKKIYNEEVIAIPGGSSTIHIQYHNGKFITSDNRICKSFDTKILSTKYLYYYLNSIKDTLFSFYRGSGIKHPYMPDILKLKIKIPSLKIQEKIIKVLDNFEAICKDLKIGLPMEEAKRQKQYEYYRDAIFKYLETGIIDNKGIGERESGLIRILWFIFEEIKTNLETVINFYNGFSFVSPDNYNSNNYDGKIIKIGNIQKDGNLDWENVSKFNFNEYKQDLRPYKINKNNILLAMSGATLGKISFFNQDISNLFINQRVGKIEVIEQFSIPKFIYFYLNYTLPNWIEVNKIGSAQPNINTKDIFKIKINLPSLKVQEKIVKVLDNFEAICKDLNISLPAEEVKRQQQYEYYRDAIFKYLETGIIDNKGIGERERERIN; encoded by the coding sequence ATGAAATTATTTCAAGAGTTAATGGAAAAAGAGCTAGCTTTTAACAATTCTAAAGTTATTAAAAAGAAATTGTATGAAGTGACTATTTGAGACAAAACATTCACAGGTTTATCTAAAGAGAAACAAATAAAAAATAATGTTAAATATGAATATTTATTTGCTAAAGATATCGAAAATTTAAAAGATGAAAACGGCGATATAAAAATTCTTACAACATTTCCATCTAACTTTTTTACTTCTTCTGAAAAATATAAAAACCAAATTTATGATCAAGAGATAGTGGCAATTCCTGGCGGTTCTTCAACTATGCATATTCAATATTTCAAAGGGAAATTCATAACAAGTGATAATAGAATTTGCCAATCATTTGACAGTAATGTTTTAAATACAAAATTTATTTATTATTTTTTCCACTCAATAAAAGATGTTCTTTTCAGTTTCTATAGAGGAAGTGGGATTCAACACCCATATATGCTTGGTATTTTAAATCTAGAAATCCCTATTCCACCTTTATCAATTCAAAACAAAATAGTTGAAATTCTTGACAAATTTACCGAGTATTCAGCGGAGCTGAAGGCGGAGCTGAAGGCGGAGCTGAAGGCGGAGCTGAAGGCGAGGGACGAGCAATATAAATTTTATAGAGACAAATTGTTATCAAATAACAATTTGTCCAATGATGCAAGCATCATTGAAAAGAAACTTTACGAAGTAACTATTTGGGATAAAGTATTTGCAGGTTTACCAAAAGAAAATCAATTGAAAAATGATGTGAAATATGATTATTTATTAGCTTCTGAAATAGAAGAATTAAAAGATGAAAATGGTGATATAAAAATTTTGACAACATACCCATCTACTCTCTACACTTCTACTAATAAATATAATAAGAAAATATATAATGAAGAAGTTATAGCAATTCCCGGCGGTTCTTCAACTATTCACATTCAATATCATAATGGTAAATTCATAACAAGCGACAATAGAATTTGTAAATCATTTGATACTAAAATATTAAGCACAAAATATCTTTATTACTATTTAAACTCAATAAAAGACACTCTTTTTAGTTTTTATAGAGGAAGTGGGATAAAACACCCATATATGCCAGATATTTTAAAATTGAAGATTAAAATTCCTTCTTTAAAAATTCAAGAAAAAATAATCAAAGTTCTTGATAACTTTGAAGCTATTTGTAAAGACTTAAAAATTGGACTTCCTATGGAAGAAGCTAAAAGACAAAAGCAATACGAGTATTATCGCGATGCGATTTTCAAATACCTTGAAACTGGAATTATAGATAATAAAGGTATTGGAGAGAGAGAGAGCGGATTAATTAGAATCCTTTGATTTATTTTTGAAGAAATCAAAACAAATTTAGAGACTGTAATTAACTTTTATAACGGTTTTTCATTTGTTTCACCAGATAATTACAATTCGAATAATTACGATGGCAAAATCATTAAAATCGGAAACATACAAAAGGATGGAAATTTAGATTGAGAAAATGTTTCAAAATTCAATTTTAATGAATATAAACAAGATTTAAGACCTTATAAAATAAATAAAAATAACATTTTATTAGCAATGTCAGGTGCCACCTTAGGAAAAATAAGTTTTTTCAACCAAGATATAAGTAATTTATTTATAAATCAAAGGGTTGGTAAAATCGAAGTAATTGAACAATTTTCAATTCCTAAGTTTATTTATTTTTACTTAAATTACACACTTCCTAATTGAATAGAAGTAAATAAAATAGGCTCAGCACAACCGAATATAAATACAAAAGATATTTTTAAAATCAAAATAAACCTACCTTCTTTAAAAGTTCAAGAAAAAATAGTTAAAGTTCTTGATAACTTTGAAGCTATTTGCAAAGACTTAAACATTAGCCTACCTGCTGAAGAAGTTAAAAGGCAACAGCAATACGAGTATTATCGCGATGCAATTTTCAAATACCTTGAAACTGGAATTATAGATAATAAAGGTATTGGAGAGAGAGAGAGAGAGCGGATTAATTAA
- a CDS encoding restriction endonuclease subunit S gives MERERESRLIKILSFIFDNFYLSITIGKVCQLKRGRVISKNEIEQNKGIYPVYSSQTENDGQLGKIDTFDFDGEFVTWTTDGAKAGTVFYRNGKFSITNVCGLIIPDINILKPKYLYYWLSINAKKYVKRDLANAKLMSNVVENIKIEIPSLQIQEKIVKVLDNFEAICKDLKIGIPAEETKRQQQYEYYQDAIFQYLDK, from the coding sequence TTGGAGAGAGAGAGAGAGAGCAGATTAATTAAAATTCTTTCATTTATTTTTGATAATTTTTACTTATCTATCACTATCGGAAAAGTATGTCAATTAAAAAGAGGAAGAGTTATCAGCAAAAACGAAATAGAGCAAAATAAAGGAATATATCCAGTGTATTCATCTCAAACTGAAAATGATGGACAGCTTGGTAAAATAGATACATTTGACTTTGATGGAGAATTTGTAACCTGAACAACTGATGGAGCAAAAGCTGGCACAGTCTTTTATAGAAATGGTAAATTTAGTATTACTAATGTTTGTGGATTGATAATTCCTGATATAAATATTTTAAAGCCAAAATATCTTTACTACTGATTATCCATAAATGCTAAAAAATATGTAAAAAGAGATTTAGCTAATGCTAAATTAATGAGTAATGTAGTAGAAAATATCAAAATAGAAATACCTTCTTTACAAATTCAAGAAAAAATAGTTAAAGTTCTTGATAATTTTGAAGCTATTTGTAAAGATTTAAAAATAGGTATTCCAGCGGAAGAAACTAAAAGACAACAGCAATATGAATATTATCAAGACGCTATTTTTCAGTATCTAGATAAATAA
- a CDS encoding restriction endonuclease subunit S has product MPSTPNFVESGIPFITSKNIKDGRIDLDNVSYISENDYLEISKNRKITKKDILITMIGTIGELAIVKEQKDFYGQNLFLVRIDNKIVLDEFFRHLFISSSTQNKLRNSQQNSNQGYLRKSNILDLNFDIPSLETQEKIVKVLDNFEAICKDLNIGLPAEEVKRQEQYQYYRDAIFNYLETGIIDNKGIGEREREQIN; this is encoded by the coding sequence ATGCCTTCTACTCCAAATTTTGTAGAAAGCGGAATTCCTTTTATAACATCCAAAAATATAAAAGATGGACGTATTGACCTTGACAATGTTTCATATATTTCAGAAAATGATTATCTTGAGATTTCTAAAAATAGAAAGATTACCAAAAAAGATATATTAATAACAATGATAGGCACAATTGGTGAATTGGCCATTGTAAAAGAGCAAAAAGATTTTTATGGACAAAATTTATTTTTAGTTAGAATTGACAATAAAATAGTTTTAGACGAATTCTTTAGACACTTATTTATTTCATCTTCAACACAAAATAAGTTAAGAAATTCTCAACAAAATTCAAATCAAGGATATTTAAGAAAATCTAATATTTTAGATTTAAATTTCGATATTCCATCTTTAGAAACTCAAGAAAAAATAGTTAAAGTTCTTGATAATTTTGAAGCTATTTGTAAAGATTTAAACATTGGTCTTCCTGCTGAAGAAGTAAAAAGACAAGAGCAATACCAATATTATCGCGATGCAATTTTCAATTACCTCGAAACTGGAATTATAGATAATAAAGGTATTGGAGAGAGAGAGAGAGAGCAGATTAATTAA
- a CDS encoding restriction endonuclease subunit S — protein MKLFEELLKNNKVITFKKLSEIAKIVRGNRITKKDLAINGFPVKSGGIGVLGYYHSYNRKGEQLTIAQYGTAGLVQWQENNFWANDVCLTIESSPEILNKYIYYFLLSKQKDIFKSNIKATPEKINITFLNNLLIPIVDLETQIEIINILNKFTEYSAELKAELKARDEQYKFYRDKLLSDNNLSNDASISGIKSNIAKVKDYIDYIQPTKFIVKSDKYNPEFKTPVLTANQKFILGYTDEKQNIFHSSKENPVIIFDDFTTDLKWVDFDFKIKSSAIKILTPKNSNINIKYFYYWLNFIHNTEESSKEHKRHWISVFAEKLFTLPVLSVQNKIVKVLDNFESILKDLNIGLPAEEAKRQQQYEYYRDAIFKYLETGIIDNKGIGERERERAD, from the coding sequence ATGAAGTTATTTGAAGAGTTATTAAAAAATAATAAAGTCATAACTTTTAAAAAACTAAGTGAAATTGCGAAAATAGTAAGAGGGAATAGAATAACAAAAAAAGATTTAGCAATTAATGGGTTCCCTGTAAAAAGTGGTGGTATTGGAGTTTTAGGATATTATCATTCATATAATAGAAAGGGCGAGCAATTGACCATAGCTCAATATGGCACTGCAGGGCTTGTTCAATGACAAGAAAATAATTTTTGAGCAAATGATGTATGTTTAACAATTGAAAGCAGTCCTGAAATACTAAATAAATATATTTATTACTTTCTACTATCGAAACAAAAGGATATATTTAAAAGCAATATAAAAGCTACTCCTGAAAAAATTAATATAACATTTCTAAATAATTTATTAATTCCTATAGTTGATTTAGAAACACAAATCGAAATAATAAATATTTTAAATAAATTTACCGAGTATTCAGCGGAGCTGAAGGCGGAGCTGAAGGCGAGGGACGAGCAATATAAATTTTATAGAGACAAATTGTTGTCAGACAACAATTTGTCCAATGATGCAAGCATCAGTGGAATAAAATCAAATATAGCAAAAGTAAAGGATTACATTGATTATATTCAGCCAACAAAATTTATTGTAAAAAGTGATAAATACAATCCTGAATTTAAAACTCCCGTTTTAACTGCTAATCAAAAATTCATTTTAGGATATACAGATGAAAAACAAAATATTTTTCATTCAAGCAAAGAAAATCCTGTAATAATTTTCGACGATTTTACAACAGATTTAAAATGAGTAGATTTTGATTTTAAAATTAAATCTTCTGCTATAAAGATATTGACACCTAAAAACAGCAATATTAATATTAAATACTTTTATTATTGATTAAATTTCATCCACAATACAGAAGAATCATCAAAAGAACACAAAAGACATTGAATATCAGTGTTTGCAGAAAAATTATTTACATTACCTGTTCTTTCAGTTCAAAACAAAATAGTTAAAGTTCTTGATAATTTCGAATCTATTCTTAAAGATTTAAATATCGGTCTTCCTGCTGAAGAAGCTAAAAGGCAACAGCAATACGAGTATTATCGCGATGCAATTTTCAAATACCTTGAGACTGGAATTATAGATAATAAAGGTATTGGAGAGAGAGAGAGAGAGAGAGCGGATTAA